Proteins found in one Pseudomonas sp. P8_241 genomic segment:
- a CDS encoding LysR family transcriptional regulator, whose amino-acid sequence MDLRQLRHLVALADYRNFGRAAEAINLSQPAFSRSIQTLERDLDCALVERSSREFRLTGQGELVLQHARRLLAGSQALHNELTQYNGLTGGELKFGCGPYPAQLLVPEALAEFIQAHPAIRISFDQGDWEQLALWLREQQIEFLVADSRYFTGDPQYQVHVLRPRRGRFFCRAGHPLAQREKLSLRALLDYAVVGTRIPPMIRKILADVQGEPDFNPSVECAQFDAIRRVVMRSDAVGIATVEALAELVDQGLIRLLEFSDVPKDDPGLQLHYGIVSRAGHSLTPAALAMVDAILSVDRRLLASN is encoded by the coding sequence ATGGATTTACGACAGCTTCGCCACCTCGTCGCGCTGGCCGATTACCGCAACTTCGGCCGTGCTGCCGAGGCGATCAATCTCAGCCAGCCTGCCTTCAGCCGCAGCATCCAGACCCTTGAGCGTGATCTCGATTGTGCCCTCGTTGAACGCAGCAGCCGGGAGTTTCGCCTCACCGGCCAGGGTGAACTGGTGCTGCAACATGCCCGCCGCCTGCTCGCCGGCAGTCAGGCTCTGCATAACGAGCTGACCCAGTACAACGGCCTGACCGGCGGTGAGTTGAAGTTCGGGTGCGGCCCCTACCCCGCTCAGTTGCTGGTGCCCGAGGCGCTGGCGGAATTTATCCAGGCGCATCCGGCGATCCGCATCAGTTTTGATCAGGGCGATTGGGAGCAACTGGCGCTGTGGCTGCGCGAACAACAGATCGAGTTTCTGGTGGCGGATTCGCGTTACTTCACCGGCGACCCGCAATATCAGGTGCACGTGCTGCGACCCCGGCGCGGGCGGTTCTTCTGTCGCGCCGGGCATCCCCTGGCCCAGCGTGAAAAGCTGTCCCTGCGTGCTCTGCTCGACTATGCGGTGGTCGGTACGCGTATTCCGCCGATGATCCGCAAGATCCTCGCCGACGTACAGGGCGAGCCGGATTTCAACCCCAGCGTCGAGTGCGCACAGTTCGACGCCATCCGCCGTGTGGTCATGCGCTCGGACGCGGTTGGCATCGCCACCGTGGAAGCGCTGGCTGAACTGGTCGATCAAGGGCTGATCCGTTTGCTGGAGTTTTCCGACGTGCCCAAAGATGATCCCGGCCTGCAACTGCATTACGGCATCGTCAGCCGCGCCGGGCATTCACTGACACCGGCGGCGCTGGCGATGGTCGACGCGATCCTGAGCGTTGACCGGCGTTTGCTGGCGTCAAACTAG
- a CDS encoding AraC family transcriptional regulator yields the protein MTRQPFISSAFTRTILSHARESGLCQAQLLERAGISLSLLDEQGAHVPAHLVERLWSECERAGAGASFGCELVNGMATTTLQGLNILLDSAATLRASLACFTEFLPRVTNYVIAELEEVGGQARLHLRSLDQLPHFFGLDAATLSLVRNISRRLGRAPGEVFASVSLTGQQAAGNWLQGVGVNVREGPHPCLSLPLACLDESLLGANPFLHQSMLRHWQTAATQHSRTDSLEMARHWLTAGDQPIERIAERLGYRQPSNFIRAFRKQFGITPKQFRLGLQA from the coding sequence ATGACCCGTCAACCGTTCATTTCCAGCGCGTTCACTCGCACCATTCTCAGCCATGCCCGGGAGTCCGGGTTGTGTCAGGCGCAATTGCTGGAGCGTGCCGGCATTAGTCTTTCGCTGTTGGATGAGCAGGGGGCACATGTCCCGGCACACCTGGTCGAACGCCTGTGGAGCGAATGCGAACGCGCAGGCGCGGGGGCTTCCTTCGGCTGCGAATTGGTCAATGGCATGGCGACCACTACGTTGCAGGGCCTGAACATTTTACTGGACTCTGCCGCGACCCTGCGTGCGAGCCTGGCGTGCTTCACCGAGTTTTTGCCACGGGTCACCAACTACGTGATCGCCGAACTCGAAGAGGTGGGCGGGCAGGCTCGGTTACACCTGCGCAGTCTGGATCAACTGCCGCACTTTTTTGGCCTGGATGCCGCGACCTTGAGCCTGGTGCGCAACATTTCGCGACGACTCGGCAGGGCACCCGGTGAGGTGTTTGCCTCGGTCAGCCTGACGGGGCAGCAAGCAGCCGGCAATTGGTTGCAGGGTGTCGGTGTCAATGTACGCGAAGGGCCGCATCCGTGTCTGAGCCTGCCTTTGGCCTGTCTGGATGAATCGTTGTTGGGGGCCAATCCGTTTTTGCATCAGAGCATGTTGAGGCATTGGCAAACGGCTGCGACGCAGCATAGCCGCACCGACAGCCTGGAGATGGCGCGGCATTGGTTGACGGCAGGGGATCAGCCTATCGAGCGGATTGCCGAGCGTCTTGGGTATCGGCAACCCAGCAATTTTATTCGGGCGTTTCGCAAGCAGTTCGGGATTACGCCCAAGCAGTTTCGGTTGGGGTTGCAGGCGTAG
- a CDS encoding DUF1302 domain-containing protein produces MIKKCSATAPVRQRLTRLGHNRPQPLALAVLAVLAGPASATTIDLNEDWSLSTKTTLSLGSSWSTQNPDKSLMTRANALQAQGVNANGTSVSADDNRLNFEKGDPISQVFKGLTDFSLDGQGQGAFVRFKYWYDHAYETRQGRFKDFDDSGWDDLSKFKGFETLDAYVWKDFQIAEHPLNVKVGNQVLSWGEALLIQNGINVINPLDVSAFNRPGVEIKEGQLPVEMISFSFGLTDTTNLEGFYQYNWRPSVLDGCGTFFASSDAIQKGCGPLYLSQVQTDQQMQAAGLYATSRGNESPSDNGQFGFALRQMIPALNDAEAAVYFINYHSRLPYFTLDAKNTAIRGTFPGGIQGPSYAAAFPEEIRLYGISLNGVEPVTGISLAGEVSYRPNMPLAINAPDVNVAVISGVAGSSWVQLPPGFNVNRGDRFDAWERKGVWQATASATQAVDNVLGATRLSLFGEAGVVHIDDLGDERLGRNAAFGRSSTRNGTPCNTVASGVTNQYCTDKGFATDWSWGYRLRASLEYSDVLPGINLIPAVNWRHDVEGYSYDPQGPFQEGQQALGLSLTGVYMNDYSVELAYNAFFGSNDYSTLDDRDFASVSFKADF; encoded by the coding sequence ATGATAAAAAAATGCTCGGCCACAGCCCCAGTCCGCCAACGACTGACCCGGCTTGGCCACAACCGCCCGCAACCCCTTGCACTGGCGGTGCTTGCTGTACTCGCGGGCCCTGCGTCCGCCACCACCATCGACCTCAACGAAGACTGGAGCCTGTCGACCAAGACCACCCTGTCCCTGGGCAGCAGCTGGTCCACGCAGAATCCCGACAAGAGCCTGATGACCCGCGCCAACGCCTTGCAGGCGCAGGGCGTGAATGCCAATGGCACCAGCGTCAGCGCCGACGATAACCGGCTGAACTTCGAGAAGGGCGACCCCATTTCGCAGGTCTTCAAGGGCCTCACCGATTTCAGTCTCGACGGTCAGGGCCAGGGCGCGTTCGTTCGCTTCAAGTACTGGTACGACCACGCCTACGAAACCCGGCAGGGGCGCTTCAAGGATTTCGACGATTCGGGTTGGGATGACCTGTCGAAATTCAAGGGCTTCGAGACGCTTGATGCTTACGTCTGGAAAGATTTCCAGATTGCCGAGCATCCATTGAACGTGAAGGTCGGCAATCAGGTGTTGTCCTGGGGCGAGGCGCTGCTGATCCAGAACGGCATCAACGTGATCAACCCGCTGGACGTTTCCGCGTTCAACCGACCCGGTGTGGAAATCAAGGAAGGTCAGTTGCCGGTGGAGATGATTTCCTTCAGTTTTGGCCTGACCGACACCACCAACCTCGAAGGCTTCTACCAATACAACTGGCGCCCCAGCGTTCTCGATGGTTGCGGTACGTTCTTCGCCAGCAGCGATGCGATCCAGAAGGGCTGCGGGCCGTTGTACCTGAGCCAGGTGCAGACCGATCAGCAGATGCAGGCAGCCGGGCTGTACGCCACGTCCCGCGGCAACGAATCACCGTCTGACAACGGTCAGTTCGGCTTCGCTTTACGCCAGATGATCCCGGCGCTGAACGATGCCGAAGCGGCGGTCTACTTCATCAACTACCACTCGCGTCTGCCGTACTTCACCCTCGATGCGAAAAACACCGCCATTCGCGGCACGTTCCCCGGTGGCATCCAAGGGCCGAGCTACGCGGCGGCGTTTCCGGAAGAAATCCGCCTGTACGGCATCAGCCTCAACGGGGTTGAGCCGGTGACCGGGATTTCCCTGGCCGGTGAGGTGAGTTATCGCCCGAACATGCCGTTGGCGATCAACGCACCAGACGTCAACGTCGCAGTGATCTCCGGTGTGGCGGGCAGTTCCTGGGTACAACTGCCGCCCGGTTTCAATGTCAACCGCGGCGACCGCTTTGACGCATGGGAGCGCAAGGGTGTGTGGCAGGCGACAGCATCGGCGACCCAGGCGGTCGACAACGTGCTGGGCGCCACGCGCCTGAGCCTGTTTGGCGAGGCCGGTGTCGTGCACATCGATGATCTGGGGGATGAGCGTCTGGGTCGTAACGCCGCGTTCGGTCGCAGTTCGACGCGCAACGGCACACCGTGTAACACCGTGGCCTCGGGCGTCACCAACCAGTACTGCACCGACAAGGGTTTTGCCACCGATTGGTCGTGGGGTTATCGCCTGCGCGCCAGCCTGGAATACAGCGACGTGTTGCCGGGCATCAACCTGATTCCGGCCGTCAACTGGCGGCATGACGTCGAGGGCTATTCCTACGATCCGCAAGGACCGTTCCAGGAGGGCCAACAAGCGCTGGGCCTCAGCCTGACCGGCGTCTACATGAACGATTACAGCGTGGAACTGGCCTACAACGCCTTCTTCGGTTCCAACGACTACAGCACCCTCGACGACCGCGACTTCGCATCCGTCAGCTTCAAGGCAGACTTCTAA